TCATAAAGTTCGTTTTTTACTTATTCCGGCTTTAGCCCTTTTTATGGGGGCAAATATTTGGTTGGGTTTTGATCGCGTATTCAGCCCTATAAGCCTTGGTGTAGAAAAGCTTGGTTTTGATATTTCCGAAACCGGAATTTGGCAGAAAATAGATGGCTGGTTTCCGGGAATCGAAAAGGAGTTTATGCCTCCTTTAGATGAGGGTAGCTTTCTCTTGATGCCCACTTCTATGCCGCATTCGGGGATTGCCTATAATCGAAAAATTGTGGGGCAACTAGATCAATTGCTCAGCACCATTCCAGAGGTCGACTTAGCGGTGGGAAAGCTTGGACGAGTTGAATCTGCATTGGACCCAGCTCCCATTTCTATGTTTGAGAACATCATCAATTACAAGCCAGAGTTCATGCTCGATACTAAAGGGCATCGCCAAGCTTTTAAAATTGATGCAGAGGGAAACTACCTCACAAAATCCGGCGAAAGCCTAAGCCCGGAAGAAATTCGTGCCAGAGACTTAAATGCTAAGGATTTAGTTGCGGATCCTAATGGGGTTTATTTGCGCAACTGGCGGGATAAAATTCAAAGTCCGGATGACATTTGGGATGAAATTGTTACCCAAAGCTCAATCCCAGGAATCACCTCCGCGCCCAAGCTACAACCCATCCAAACTCGATTGGTGATGTTGCAAACCGGTATGCGTGCTCCGATGGGAATTAAAGTTTATGGACCTGACTTACAAAGCATTCAAGACTTCGGCTTGAAGCTCGAATCTATCCTAAAGAAAGTCAGTTCGGTTAAGAAGGAAGCTGTTTTCGCCGATCGCATCGTGGGTAAGCCCTATTTGCAATTGAGAATTAATCGCAATGCCATTGCCCGCTATGGGTTAAGTGTTCAGGCGGTACAGCAAGCCATCGAAACTGCCATTGGCGGAATTAAACTAGGCGCCACGGTAGAAGGCCGTGAACGCTATCCCATTCGAATGCGCTATCCACGCGAATTGCGCGATGATCCGGAAAGTCTTTCTAAAATCCTTATTACCAGTGCAAATGGCGCTCAAATACCCCTAGGGCAATTAGTAGATTTTGAATATCAAAAAGGACCGCAAGCCATAAAAAGCGAAGAAAGCTTTTTAGTGGGCTATGTGCTTTTTGATAAAGCTGAAGGACATTCGGAAGTAAGTGTGGTGGAAGATGCCCGCCAAGCCATTGAAGGGCAGATAGAAAGGGGTGAATTGCAGGTGCCGGCAGGAATCAGCTACAAATTTTCCGGATCCTACGAAAACCAGGTACGGGCCGAAAAACGTCTCAGCCTCATTGTTCCCCTGGTATTGGTGATCGTCTTTCTAATCCTCTATTTTCAGTTTCACTCGGTTTCCACTTCACTGATGGTGTTTAGCGGTATTGCCATGGCTTTTAGTGGTGGCTTTATTATGATCTGGCTCTATGGTCAAGGTTGGTTTGCCAATTTTGAGCTTTTGGGTGTCAATTTTCGGGATCTTTTCCAAATGCACAGCCTAAACCTTAGTGTGGCCGTTTGGGTAGGTTTTATTGCTCTCTTTGGCATTGCCACCGATGATGGTGTGTTAATTGCCACTTATCTGGACCAGAGTTTTAAGCGCAATAAACCCAGCACCCAATTGGAAGTTCGTCAAGCGGTATTGGAAGCGGGTCAGAGACGGATTAAACCCGCCTTAATGACGGTAAGCACCACATTGATTGCTCTGCTGCCAGTATTAAGTTCAACCGGACGAGGATCAGATATAATGATTCCCATGGCTATACCATCCTTTGGCGGGATGGCCTTTGCCCTAATCAGCATCTTTATTGTTCCCGTGCTCTACTCCTATCGGGAAGAACGTAAAATTCAAAAAAGCCAGTCATGAAGATTTTAAGTATCATCCTAATCCTTGGTTTTAGCTTAACAGGTCATGCTCAGAGCTTAGCGGCTTATCAAAAAATAGCCGCCGAAAATAATCCCGGTTTGCAAGCGCAGTACAAACAATTTGAGGCTTCACTGCAGAGGATTGTTCAAAGCAGCAGCTTACCTGATCCTCAACTAAGCATGGGCTATTTCCTAGTGCCTATCGAAACTCGAGTAGGTCCGCAACAGGCAAGGATTTCCCTAAGTCAAATGTTTCCCTGGTTTGGAACCTTAAAGGCTAAAGAGCAGGTAGCTAGCCTTCAGGCGGAAGCTGAATATCAAAAATTTCTGGAGTTCCGAAATCAATTGTATTATCAGGTTCAGGCTGCTTTTTTCCCTTTGTATGAGCAGCAAAGAAGCTTATTATTTGAAAAGGAGAATCAGCAATTGCTGCAAAGCCTTAAAGCACTTGCAACCTTGAAATTCCAAAACAATGAAGCTGCTTTGGTCGATGTATTAAGGGTCGAAATGCGACTCAAAGATTCTCAAAGCCGAATTGAAATTTTGATAGCAGAGCAAAAAGCATTGGCCAGTGGCTTTAATCGACTATTAAATCGCGCCGACAGCAGCTCAATTGAAATTCCGGATTCTTTGAATTATCCTACAATTATGCTGAATTATCGAAGAGATTCGCTTTTTGTAAATCAGCCGCGCTTACAGGAATTAGACTTGCAAATTAAGGGCAGCGCTGCCGCCGAAAAAGTAGCTCGAAAGCAAGCCTTACCAAATATAGGTTTGGGACTTGACTATATGTTCATTGACCCTTCTAACAATGCCATCAGCAATAGCGGGCAAGATGCTATTATGCCCATGCTCAGCATTTCACTACCTATTTTCAGAGCAAAATATCAAGCGGCTGAAGCTGAAGCTCAATTGAAACAAGAGTCCTATCGACTACAAAAAGAGGAACTTAGCAATAAACTAAGCAGCTCTTATGAACAGGCTTGGTTTAAACTTCAAAAACAAGGCGATTTAATGCGCTTATACCGACAGCAAATCCAAATCTCCAAACAAAGCCTCGAATTACTTTATACGGCTTACAGTAATTCAGGAAAAGACTTTGAAGAACTATTGCGAATGCAACAGCAAATTTTGGAGTATCAAAACAAGCTCAGCAGCGCGCAGGCGGCCTATGGTGTTGCCTTGGCCGAATTGGATTATCTAACCGCAAAATCTTTATAAATGACTTCAGATCATCAACATACAGATCATACAAAAGCATATAAGCATGGGGATCATGATGGTCATCATAATCATCATGCCCAAATGATTGAGGACTTCAAAAAGCGCTTTTGGATTTCCTTAATTCTCAGTCTGCCCATTTTGGTTTTAGCCCCATTAATCCAGTCATGGCTGGGCTATACCTGGCAGTTTGAAGGCTCCAATTATATGCAATTTGGCTTGGCCTCCCTCCTGTTCTTTTATGGTGGCTGGCCCTTTCTAAAAGGCTTGGTGGACGAACTTAAGGAGAAAACACCAGGCATGATGACCCTAATTGCCTTGGCTATATCGGTGGCCTTTTTATACAGTTCGGCCGTGGTTTTTGGCCTAAGTGGCAAATATTTCTTCTGGGAGTTGGCCAGCTTGATCGATATCATGCTTTTAGGCCACTGGATAGAAATGAAGTCAGTTATGGGCGCTTCTCGTGCTTTGGAAGAACTCGCACAAATGCTGCCCTCCACTGCAATTCGTATTTCAGAATCTGGGGATCAGGAAGAAGTGGCTCTCGAAGACCTGCAGATTGATGATATTATTCTCATTCGTCCCGGAGATAGTATTCCTGCCGATGGAATTATTACAAAAGGCGAAAGTCATGTAAATGAATCCATGTTAACCGGCGAATCCAAACCGGTGAGCAAGAAAGAACAGGATGAAGTAATTGGCGGCTCTATTAATGATAATGGGAGTTTGCAAGTACAAGTGAAAAATACCGGCGAAAACTCCTATCTCTCTAAGGTGATTAGCATGGTTAGCAGAGCTCAGGAAACCAAATCCAAAACCCAAAATCTAGCGAATCGGGCGGCAGCCTGGCTCTTTTATGTGGCCTTATTGGCAGGATTTAGCACCCTAATCAGCTGGTTAGCTTTGGGTAAAGACTTCGAATATGCATTAGAGCGAATGGTGACCGTAATGATCATATCCTGTCCCCATGCTCTAGGATTAGCCATTCCACTAGTATCGGCAATTTCCACCGCCGCCTCAGCCCAAAATGGATTATTGATTCGCAATCGAACTGCTTTTGAAAACGCTCGAAAAATAAGTGTGGTATTATTTGACAAAACCGGCACCTTAACCCATGGAGAATTCGGTTTAACCCGATTTGAAAGCCTTACGGAAAACCTGGATAAAAAGGAAATGCTAAGTTTAGCGGCCAGTGTAGAAAGTCAATCTGAACATCCGATTGCCGCTGGAGTTCTACGTAAGACCAAAGAAATGGGCCTAAAGCTTGATCAGGTTTCAAACTTCGAAAACCACAAAGGCAAAGGCATTTCCGCTCGAATCAATAATCAGGAGCTTAAAATTCTAAGTCCGGCAGCGCTGGCAGAACTGAATATTCAGATTCCGAATCAAGTAAAACAAAGTGATGAAGAAACTCTGGTTTTTGTTTTGGCAGATGATCAATTAATTGGATTCATCGCTTTGGCGGATGAGATGCGTGATGAATCCTATGCGGCAATTCGCGATTTGAAGGATCAAGGTTTAAAAGTGATGATGGCCACGGGAGATAATCAAAAACTGGCTAAGGCCGTCAGTGAAAAACTGGGCTTGGATCAATATTATGCCGAAGTACTACCCGAAGACAAACAAAGTATTGTAAAGGAACTCCAAGCTCAAAATGAGGTAGTAGCAATGACCGGTGATGGCGTAAATGATGCGCCGGCACTAGCCCAGGCCAATGTGGGTATTGCTATTGGCTCAGGAACTGATGTTGCAGCAGAAACTGCTGATATTCTGCTGGTAAACAGTAATCCTAAAGATATTTCGAAACTGATCCGTTTTGGCAAAGCTACCTATCGAAAAATGATGCAAAATCTGGTTTGGGCCACGGCCTACAACCTCATTGCCCTTCCTCTGGCAGCCGGTGTACTGATAAGCTTGGGCATAATTCTCAGTCCAGCTACCGGTGCCGTTTTGATGAGCCTCAGCACCGTAATCGTTGCCATCAATGCCCAATTATTAAAGAAACAAATACAAGATTAAGATGAAAACATTCAATAAATCTAAGCTCCTTTATGTCGGCTTTGCCCTAATATTCGGGATAATCCTAGGGGGGCTCTTTTTTGGTGATTCTGATGATGATTCAAAAAGGCATCATCATTCCGAAAATGAGGAACAAACAACCGAATGGACCTGTTCCATGCATCCACAAATCCGTAAAAATGAGCCTGGTGACTGTCCTATTTGTGGTATGGACCTGATTCCTCTTCAGGAGTCGAATACTGATTTAGATCCAGAAACTATCCATATGTCGCCAAGAGCTTTGGAATTAGCTCAGGTTCAAACCCAAAAAATAACTCGATCTAAGGTGTACAAGGAAATTCGCCTCAATGGTAAAGTTCAGGCCGATGAACGACGAATTTATACCCAAGCTTCCCATATTCCAGGGCGGATCGAAAGATTGGTTCTCAATTTTGAAGGAGAAGCCGTGCAAAAAGGGCAGGTAATTGCCTATATCTATTCCCCCGAATTAATTAAAGCCCAGAAAGAACTTTTTGAAGCCCGGAAATTGGCTAAAACTCAGCCCGAACTCTTTAAGGCCGCCCAGGCTAAATTGAGCAATTGGAAGCTTAATGCTGCTCAAATTCAAAAAATCCTTAATGCAGATCAGCCCATCGAAGAGTTTCCCGTTTTAGCCAATGTTTCTGGTTATGTAGATACTAAATTGGTACAATTAGGTGACTATATTCAGAAAGGTCAAAGCCTGTATCGAATAGCAGATTTATCCCAATTATGGCTGCTTTGGGATGTCTATGAAACAGATTTAGCCTGGCTTAATCAGGGCGACTCCCTTCAATATGAGATTGCATCCTTAGCGGGAAGAAAATTCAAGGCTAGCATTTCCTACATCGATCCGGTAATTGATCCGAAAACCAGAGTAGCCCAAGCCCGGGTAGAACAAAGCAATACCGAAGGCCTTTTAAAACCGGAGATGTTTGCCACAGCTTGGCTTAAGGCCAGAGATCCTCAATTAGATTCCGCGCTGGTTTTGCCTAAAACTGCGGTGATGTGGACCGGCGAACGTTCGGTGGTTTATGTTATGTATAAATCTGATAATGGTCTAGACTTTAAAATGCGTGAGGTCTTGCTTGGTCCGGATTTAGGATCATCTTATGTCCTGAAATCCGGTTTAGAGCCTGGTGAGGTAATTGCCGTGAACGGAACCTTTAGCATAGATGCTGCCGCGCAATTAGCAGGCAAAGCCAGCATGATGAACCCAGCGGCGGCTGAGGACCATCAAGGTCATAATCATGCTGGGATGGAAATGGCAGAAAAAGCAAGCAATAGCCAAGAAAAAATTCAAGTAGATAAATCCAGCAATCAGGCGATACAAGGCTTAATGGAGGGCTATTTTAAATTAAAAGACGCCTTAGTGGCTGATGATTTTAATGCAGCCGAAAAATCAATTGAAACCTTATCTAAGCGGCTTCGAGCTACTAAGATGAGCTATTTTAAGGGGGATGCCCATCAACTTTGGATGCAAGAATCTGCGGCTATGAACAAAGGCCTGCAATCCATGGCCAATTCGCAAGACCTGGATGAGATGCGAGAGCACTTTATAAGAGTTTCCGAGGCAGCAGTACAATTAGCAACTCGCTTTCCTCCCCTTCAATCCTCATGGTACATTCAACACTGTCCTATGGCCAATTCTAATAAAGGAGCCGATTGGTTGAGTAAATCGGAAGAAATTCGCAATCCTTACTTCGGATCAGCCATGCTGACTTGTGGAGAAATTAGCCAAAGCTTAAAACTTTAAAAATGAAAGGCTAAATCCCGCTGTAGTGCCGGGATTTAGCCTTTTAATAATTCTGAAATTATGATCGGGTCTAAACCTGCTAACTGACTATAGATTTTTAATTCTAATGGTAGCTGCTTTAGCCCTATCACTAATCATCGAGCCCAAATAGGGACTTCCTGCATATTTCTGGCGATAAGCCTCATCAATCGCATTTAAAATAGCGCCATCTACCTTTTCAAAACCAACTAAGTATTCTTTCCCAGCGGCTTTAATCTTACCGGCTTTTTGACTGATGGCTGATTGATACCAACGAGATTTTACGCCATTGTAGGCACGCACATAAAGACTATCATCTACCTGCACCGACCAAATCCAGGTTAAAGTGCCAAGAGTCTGACCGTCGGCACGATAAGGTGCGATGTGGAAATCATTCTTAGCGGCAATTTCAGCCACTTTCTCCGCTGTCAATGCTCCTTTACTTTCCATATTTAGGAGATTGTATACTGCTCATCACTCACTTTCTCCATCCAGGTAACTGCACTGCCATTTACCTCTTCTTGGATGGCAATATGACTCATGGCCTTATTAGCGCTGGCACCATGCCAATGCTTTTCTTCCGGGTCAAACCACACTACATCACCGGGGCGAATTTCTTCGATCGGGCCACCTTCGCGTTGCACCCAACCCAAACCGGAAACCACAATTAAAGTTTGACCAGCCGGATGTGTATGCCAGGCCGTACGAGCACCAGCCTCAAAGGTCACCAAGGCACCCGAAGCATGGGTGCTTTCTTGTTTTTGAAATAAAGGATCCAGGCGAACCTCGCCACTAAACCAATCTCCGGGTCCCTTCATTGAAGGGATTACTCCGTTTTTAAAAATCTGCATCTTTCTAATTCTTTTTATTGATAAACTGGGAATACACTAGCCTCACCGTAATCTTCGATTTTCTCCATTTTACGGAGGCTATCCAGATCTGCTGCTGAAATCTCAAAATCCAGATCGGCATTATTTGCCATATGCGCTGGATTCGCAGTTTTAGGTAAAGGCAATAGACCTAATTCTAAACAATAGCGAATGGCTAATTGAGGAACACTAACCTCGTATTTCTTAGCCATAGCAGCTAGTTCTTCGTTTTTAAAGAGTTCTCCATGACCAATAGGTGAATAAGCTTCTACCAAGATATTCTGCTCAATACAATAGGAGATTAAATCCTCTGGAGTGTTGCTGATATGAGCCAAAATTTGGTTCACCATTGGTTTTACAGTGGCAGATTCCAAAATATTCTCCAAGTCCTCTTTCTGGAAGTTAGATACCCCGATGGCTTTTACCTTACCAGCTTTGTAGGCTTCTTCCAATGCTCTCCAAGCCTCACGATTGCCTTCGAAATAGCGATCGGATCCTGAATATTCTGCCCAAGGTTTAGGACTGTGAATAATCATCAAATCAATGTATTCAAGACCCATTTTCTCCAAGGTCTCATCAATAGAAGCACTGGCAGCCTCGAATGATTTATGCTCTGCTGCCACTTTACTGGTGATAAAGAGCTCCTCACGGGCAATTCCGCTTTCTTTAATCCCCTTACCTACTCCGGCTTCATTTTGATAGGCCTGCGCGGTATCGATATGGCGGTAGCCTAATTTCACGGCTTCTTTTACTGCTTCTACCACATCATCATCACTGATGAACCAGGTACCCAATCCTAATTTAGGGATGGAGATTCCATTACTTAACTTATAGTTTTCTTGTGCAATCATTTTCAATTGATTTTTAAATGTTTAAAAAGTAGAGGCGTCAATTACATAACGGTAGCGGGCCTCTTTGTTCACTACCTTATCCCAAGCCTCATTAATCTGATCGGCTGAGATGATTTCAATTTCTGGCATCACGCCATTATCCGCACAATAGTGCAGTACTTCCTGAGTTTCGGGAATTCCGCCAATCAAAGAAGCGTTGAAATTTACCCGAGTGGCGGCTAGCGCGATATTGCTCAGGTTAATCTGGAATCCCTCGGGCATTCCTACATAGGTGAAATAACCATCTGGCTTCACACAAGCCACATAAGGCGCGGCATTGAATTGATAAGGGATGGTGCAAATCATATAATCCAAAGTCTTGCTATAAGCAGCTAAGGACCGGAATGTTTCATCCACCACAATTACCTCTTTTGCTCCCCAAGATTTAACATCCTCAATCTTGGCCGCAGAGGTGGTGAAGGCATATAATTCGGCACCCTTGGAAACAGCCAGCTTCACAGCTAAGTGACCCAATCCACCAATTCCAACTACTCCTACCTTATCCCCAATATTAAAGCGCGCTTTCATTAAAGGCGAATAAGTCGTAATGCCGGCGCATAATAAAGGAGCGGCTTTCTCAAAACTGATATGATCAGGAATATGAACTGCAAAATGATCGCGTACTACCATGGTATTGGAATAGCCACCTTGCGAAATGCCACTGGGCTCTGCAGGCATTGGACTGCCATAAGTGTATACGGTTTGACCTCGTTCACAAAACTGCTCCTCACCATGGGTACAACTATCGCATTCCATGCAACTGTCTACCATACAACCTACCCCGGCGCGGTCACCTACTTTAAACTTGCTTACATTTTTACCCACAGCTGCAACTACTCCAACAATTTCATGTCCGGGTACATGAGGATATTGCTGGGGACCCCAATGCCCTTTTTCCTGGTGGATATCCGAATGGCAAATGCTGGCAAATTTCACCTCAATCAGAATATCATTATCCCCCAAAGCACGACGCTCAAAGGACCAGGGTTTCAATACACCTGAATCGTCCATAGCGGCATAAGCCTTGGTTTTAATGGGTTTTTCAGGGTTTATTTTGCTTGCCGCTGATGCCTCTTCAACTTGGTCGGCAGATGCAAAACCTTGCAATGGACTGGTGAATAATGCAGCGGCTCCAGCTATGCTGCTCTTCTGAATAAAGTCTCTACGACTTGGATTTTTAGGACTTTCCATAATGCTTATTTAATTGATTGGTATACACTATCACTTACAGGCTCTAGCCACTCTACAATACCCTTTTCAATATTGGGAACGATATAAAGTTGCTGTAAAGCGGTATCGGCACTGGCACCATGCCAATGTTTTACATGCGGAGGACATTTCACAACATCTCCTTTTCGCATGATCTGAATAGGCTCTCCTTCAATTTGATGGTAGCCAACTCCATCTGTAATAATCAAAATTTGACCGGCCGGATGACGATGCCAATTGCTGCGGGCACCGGCTTCGAAATACACATTACCAGCAAGAGTGCTATAGGTGGTATCTGGTGCTACTAAACCAAAATGGTAGGCCTTTCCAGTGAAGTTTTCAGCAGCCCCTTCTTGGCCTTTAGGGAAAATGGATTCTACTTCAACACTATCGCTTGTTACAGTATTTTGACAAGCACTGAAACTAAGCCCGGCTATAAAAATGAATAAGTATCGAAATTTCATTAGTAATGTATTTTAAGATTGAGGAACTTCTTTCACAATTCGCGCTGGTGATCCAGCTACCACCGCATTATCAGGCACATCAGAGGTGACAATGGAACCTGCTGCAACCATGGCATTTTCACCAACCGTAACACCTCCTAATACAATAGCCCCTGCCCCAATCCAAGCATTGTGCTTAATATGGATGGGCTTAGACTGTAAATACTTTCGCTTGCTGGCCGCCAGCGGATGACCTTCCGTAAGCAGCATTACTCCTGGGGCAATCAAAACATCATCATCAATGCGAATACCACCGAAATCGAGAAACTGGCAATTTTGATTGATAAAGATGTTTTTACCTAATTCCAGGTTCTTACCATAGTTAATCGAGAAAGGCGTCATCACAATGGTACTTTCATCTACCACCCTTTTGGTGAGTATGCTTAAATGACTCCGAATCTCATCGGTGGTACGAGAAGCATTTAGATCTACCTGAATGGAGAGCGCACGCGCAGCAGCTTCTCTAACTTTATAATAGTCTGGATCATCCATAGGAACTGCTTCCCCGGATCGAAGGCGACTAAAAATATCAGCTCTGGAAATCTCTGCCATCATATTCAATTGATATATGAGGCAAAATTAGCAGGCTATGCTGCTTAGGATTTAATAAAATTCAAACCGAAAATTATGGAATTCAAACCCTCACTGCCTTCGGGGTTAAACCCGTCTGCTTTTTAAAGAAATTATTGAAATAGGTAGGGTAATCAAAGCCCAAGGCATAAGCAACCTCACTAATATTCCAATTGGTATGCTGTAAAAGGGCTTTGGCCTCCGCAATCATACGCTCCGAAATATGAGCAGAAGTGGGCTTACCAGTTATCTCCTTTACCGCACGATTGAGATAATTTACATGAACCGATAAATGTTCGGCATAATGCTGTGCCGTGGTAAGCATCAAAGGCTCATTTGGGCTTTCAATCGGAAATTGGCGTTCTAATAATTCCAAGAATACGGAGGTCAACCGAGAAGCCGCATTACCCTGCTGTATATAGTTCTCGGAAGGACTCATCTTTAAGGCCTCATGTAAAATTAGGTGGATGTAATTGCGGATCAGGTCATCCTTAAAAGAGTAGTCAGTTTGCTGTTCTTCAATGATTTTCTGAAATATCCCGTTTAAAAACTGTCTTTGATTCTCTTCAATCTTCAATACCGGAGTTCCACCCAATTTAAAGAGTGGCGATTGTAGCAAGCTTTCAGAGCGATCAGAAGCCTGGATAAATTCTTCTGAAAAAAGGCAGGTATAGCCAACATAATCACGCGAAAGCGTTTCCCAGGAATAAGGAATATGAGGATTACCAAAAAAGAGAATGGTCCCCTCATGTTCAAAACTACGATCTGAATAATGGATACTGCTTTTGCCTGTAGTTAAACAGATCTTATAAAAGTCCTTTCGACTGTATACACGGGTAGCACCGCTGTCTTCCTCTATTTGAAATGCTTTAAAGCCCTTTAACTTCAACTCACTGTTAAAGTCCGATACTCGACGTTCCGTTTTCTGATCCATGCTGCAAAATTAAGAAATTCAAATATGCTTTATCCAGCTAATTTTAACAGAGCTCCTTGTTCAATACTTCGAACTAATGCCAGCTTTACTTACCTTCGAAACATTCTTTAGCCCCTTTTTAAGAGAAACTCTTCCGAGTGCTCTTGTGCTAAACTACAGAAGATGAATTCAAAACAATTTGGCGGTAAGCTCACCAGCACCTGGAAGGAGCACTACGCCCAATCTCCGCAATGGCAAAAAGGGAAATTCCAAAACGCCATTCCCACCCAAACCGGCATCGACTGGCGAAAACTTCCTGGCATGCTTTGCAAACAGATAAAAGGTAATCCTCAGGGTATGCCAAAGCAGCCTCTTCCTTTGCATGACTTTGATACGGAGGCCTTTATAAGTAATCGAAAGGAACTAACTTATGTGTGGTTTGGTCATTCAGCTTTAGCCCTACGTTTGGCGGGCATGAATATCCTTATCGATCCTATGCTAGGCCAGGATGCCTCCCCTATTGGTCCGGCAAGAACCAAGCGATTCTCAGAAGGGACTTTGGAGCAAATTGATTTAATGCCTGATTTGGACTTGGTATTAATCAGCCACGACCATTACGATCATTTGGATTTGGACAGTATCCTTAAACTAGAATCCAAGGTTAAAAACTTTGTAGTGGCCTTGGGCTTAAAACGTCATTTAATGGCCTGGGGCATTGATGCTTCTCGAATCGAAGAAATGGATTGGTGGGATCAAAAGCAAATTGGCCCATTGGAAGTGCATTTCACTCCCAGTAGGCATTTTTCAGGCAGAGGACTAAGCTCCATGGCCCGTTGCCTCTGGGGCGGATGGGTATTAAAAAGTACCGATCATTCCCTCTGGTTTAGCGGCGATGGTGGCTATGGCCCACATTTTAAAGAAGTAGGTGAACGTTTCGGCTCCTTTGATCTGGCCTTTATGGAATGCGGTCAATACAGTGTGGATTGGCCGGATATTCACATGTTTCCCGAAGAAAGCGTGCAAGCGGCATTGGATGCTGGAGTGAAGGAAGCCATTCCCGTTCATTGGGCCGGATTTAATTTATCCTATGAACATGCATGGTTCGATCCCATTGAAGACTTTAGAAAACATGCGGAAGCCAAAAAGCTCAATTGGCGAAGCCCAATACCTGGTAAAGTATATTCCATTGGCGAAGCCAGCACAGAATGGTGGCATGCATT
The Croceimicrobium hydrocarbonivorans genome window above contains:
- a CDS encoding TolC family protein, producing MKILSIILILGFSLTGHAQSLAAYQKIAAENNPGLQAQYKQFEASLQRIVQSSSLPDPQLSMGYFLVPIETRVGPQQARISLSQMFPWFGTLKAKEQVASLQAEAEYQKFLEFRNQLYYQVQAAFFPLYEQQRSLLFEKENQQLLQSLKALATLKFQNNEAALVDVLRVEMRLKDSQSRIEILIAEQKALASGFNRLLNRADSSSIEIPDSLNYPTIMLNYRRDSLFVNQPRLQELDLQIKGSAAAEKVARKQALPNIGLGLDYMFIDPSNNAISNSGQDAIMPMLSISLPIFRAKYQAAEAEAQLKQESYRLQKEELSNKLSSSYEQAWFKLQKQGDLMRLYRQQIQISKQSLELLYTAYSNSGKDFEELLRMQQQILEYQNKLSSAQAAYGVALAELDYLTAKSL
- a CDS encoding alcohol dehydrogenase catalytic domain-containing protein, whose translation is MESPKNPSRRDFIQKSSIAGAAALFTSPLQGFASADQVEEASAASKINPEKPIKTKAYAAMDDSGVLKPWSFERRALGDNDILIEVKFASICHSDIHQEKGHWGPQQYPHVPGHEIVGVVAAVGKNVSKFKVGDRAGVGCMVDSCMECDSCTHGEEQFCERGQTVYTYGSPMPAEPSGISQGGYSNTMVVRDHFAVHIPDHISFEKAAPLLCAGITTYSPLMKARFNIGDKVGVVGIGGLGHLAVKLAVSKGAELYAFTTSAAKIEDVKSWGAKEVIVVDETFRSLAAYSKTLDYMICTIPYQFNAAPYVACVKPDGYFTYVGMPEGFQINLSNIALAATRVNFNASLIGGIPETQEVLHYCADNGVMPEIEIISADQINEAWDKVVNKEARYRYVIDASTF
- a CDS encoding DUF2255 family protein codes for the protein MESKGALTAEKVAEIAAKNDFHIAPYRADGQTLGTLTWIWSVQVDDSLYVRAYNGVKSRWYQSAISQKAGKIKAAGKEYLVGFEKVDGAILNAIDEAYRQKYAGSPYLGSMISDRAKAATIRIKNL
- a CDS encoding aldo/keto reductase, which codes for MIAQENYKLSNGISIPKLGLGTWFISDDDVVEAVKEAVKLGYRHIDTAQAYQNEAGVGKGIKESGIAREELFITSKVAAEHKSFEAASASIDETLEKMGLEYIDLMIIHSPKPWAEYSGSDRYFEGNREAWRALEEAYKAGKVKAIGVSNFQKEDLENILESATVKPMVNQILAHISNTPEDLISYCIEQNILVEAYSPIGHGELFKNEELAAMAKKYEVSVPQLAIRYCLELGLLPLPKTANPAHMANNADLDFEISAADLDSLRKMEKIEDYGEASVFPVYQ
- a CDS encoding efflux RND transporter periplasmic adaptor subunit, with the protein product MKTFNKSKLLYVGFALIFGIILGGLFFGDSDDDSKRHHHSENEEQTTEWTCSMHPQIRKNEPGDCPICGMDLIPLQESNTDLDPETIHMSPRALELAQVQTQKITRSKVYKEIRLNGKVQADERRIYTQASHIPGRIERLVLNFEGEAVQKGQVIAYIYSPELIKAQKELFEARKLAKTQPELFKAAQAKLSNWKLNAAQIQKILNADQPIEEFPVLANVSGYVDTKLVQLGDYIQKGQSLYRIADLSQLWLLWDVYETDLAWLNQGDSLQYEIASLAGRKFKASISYIDPVIDPKTRVAQARVEQSNTEGLLKPEMFATAWLKARDPQLDSALVLPKTAVMWTGERSVVYVMYKSDNGLDFKMREVLLGPDLGSSYVLKSGLEPGEVIAVNGTFSIDAAAQLAGKASMMNPAAAEDHQGHNHAGMEMAEKASNSQEKIQVDKSSNQAIQGLMEGYFKLKDALVADDFNAAEKSIETLSKRLRATKMSYFKGDAHQLWMQESAAMNKGLQSMANSQDLDEMREHFIRVSEAAVQLATRFPPLQSSWYIQHCPMANSNKGADWLSKSEEIRNPYFGSAMLTCGEISQSLKL
- a CDS encoding copper-translocating P-type ATPase — protein: MTSDHQHTDHTKAYKHGDHDGHHNHHAQMIEDFKKRFWISLILSLPILVLAPLIQSWLGYTWQFEGSNYMQFGLASLLFFYGGWPFLKGLVDELKEKTPGMMTLIALAISVAFLYSSAVVFGLSGKYFFWELASLIDIMLLGHWIEMKSVMGASRALEELAQMLPSTAIRISESGDQEEVALEDLQIDDIILIRPGDSIPADGIITKGESHVNESMLTGESKPVSKKEQDEVIGGSINDNGSLQVQVKNTGENSYLSKVISMVSRAQETKSKTQNLANRAAAWLFYVALLAGFSTLISWLALGKDFEYALERMVTVMIISCPHALGLAIPLVSAISTAASAQNGLLIRNRTAFENARKISVVLFDKTGTLTHGEFGLTRFESLTENLDKKEMLSLAASVESQSEHPIAAGVLRKTKEMGLKLDQVSNFENHKGKGISARINNQELKILSPAALAELNIQIPNQVKQSDEETLVFVLADDQLIGFIALADEMRDESYAAIRDLKDQGLKVMMATGDNQKLAKAVSEKLGLDQYYAEVLPEDKQSIVKELQAQNEVVAMTGDGVNDAPALAQANVGIAIGSGTDVAAETADILLVNSNPKDISKLIRFGKATYRKMMQNLVWATAYNLIALPLAAGVLISLGIILSPATGAVLMSLSTVIVAINAQLLKKQIQD
- a CDS encoding (R)-mandelonitrile lyase; amino-acid sequence: MQIFKNGVIPSMKGPGDWFSGEVRLDPLFQKQESTHASGALVTFEAGARTAWHTHPAGQTLIVVSGLGWVQREGGPIEEIRPGDVVWFDPEEKHWHGASANKAMSHIAIQEEVNGSAVTWMEKVSDEQYTIS